In Papaver somniferum cultivar HN1 unplaced genomic scaffold, ASM357369v1 unplaced-scaffold_57, whole genome shotgun sequence, the DNA window AACTGAGGTAACTAACAACTATAAACTGATGCTAACCAACATTTataagcaagtatttctcaacttaATATAAAAAATCAAAGACATATCTATTCACAATACCTTAGGGCACTACGAAGTTCAGAGGATATAAAGTGTAAGGTTCATTAAAAGGAATATGCATACGGAGAACAAGTCAATACACAAGCCCAACATAAAGTGGTGTTTTGGATGATCATATTGTTGTGTGTCATAGTGCTACTAGAAAAACTTACCGCTAACCCATTAAATCATTTATAATCAACTTCACGATAACAAagttgaatcttcttcttcttcatcatctatgtcaatgcGGATGAACTTAGAAGTTGCaagagaacctaaaaatacagGAGGGATGGATCTTTCGTTGAAACAAAACTTCTTTTTGAAAGCCTTATCTTCCCGTGCTAGCCTTTCAAAAGATTTCTGATATCTACAAGCAGCTTCCAACATCATGTAAGTGGAATTCCATCTTGTATCCACATCTAAAACTAAACCTTTTCTGCAATCTATCTTTTCTTGTTTAGCACAATCCATAAACTTACTCAACCTAGCAGGAGAACTCATCACATGCTTCACCACTGCCCTTACTCTCTTAATAGCCATGTGATACTCTCCCAAGCCAGCATTCATAACAAGTGCAAGCACACGAGCAGCATATCTAACTTGCATAAACTTAGTATTCAGTACACCATTTGAACTAATCACTTGCTCCTTTAAATGACCATCCTCCCTTAGATAATCAATAGATAAATCATTAGCACTAACATTGTCAAGCGTAATAGTAAAAACCCCGGGAAGTTCCTAATCTAACAAACATTCCTCTAACATCTTCCCAATTACCTCACCTGAATgacctaaaatttggaaaaagTTGATTACCAGTTTGTGCAGCTTCCAATCTTTATCAATAAAATGCGCAGTTATAACCATGTAGCTTTTATTTTGGCATTTGAGGTTCATGTGTCAGTGGTGAGACAAACTCTCACATTGTTTGCCTtgaagtagttcttcatcttctccttttcagcttcatacAAATTTAATACACCCCGCGAAATGGTCATACGAGAAGGGATCTTGAATCTGGATTCAAGTACCCTACAAAGTTCCTTgaacccttctccttcaaccaCTCTAAACGGCTGCTCatctaaaatcacaaataaaatcACTGCATGTGTACATGCATCTTGATTAAAAGTTACCgcaaccaattttccttcttctcctaGCCTAGCCGGTTGAAAATCAAGAGTTTGTTGTCCTTTTTCCTCCTTGGGCTTCTGCTTACATATCTTCAAATGATTATTCATACCACCTGTCCCATACTTGGCACCCTGAGATGCAATCTTTGTCTTACAGTGGCGACATTTTGCATATTTCGAAGGCTTGGGTTCCATATCAAAGTTGTTCCACACATCAGAACGTTTCTTTCCCTTTGGTTCTGTCACTTCTGTGTCATCTTCAGTTGCATCTTCAGGGGTTTTACTCTTATTGTTATGTGTTTTTGTAACTTTTATGCCAACTTCAGTTGCATCTCCATCTGCACTAGCATCTCCAGCAGCACTTGCACCTCCAGCTGAATTTGCACCTCCATCTGAACTTGCATTAGGTGGAGGTCGAGGTGCAGGCTTATTAGAAGAAATAGAGGCAGTAGGTGTTGAACTGCATCCTCGCATTGTCAAAAAGAAAGTCTGTAATGTGATAAACCATACATTTATGTTAATCGTAATTTATGTCAAAAAGCAAGTCTGCATTTAGCATTTGTTATAGTAATTTAATCGTAATTTCTAAAtagaaaggaaaacaaaacaactcAGTTAAAAAATGTCAATGTACAACCACTCTAAACGGCATACTAGCAATTCTCTGCTATACTCCATTCGTTCAATCGTAATTTACGAAAAAGAGATGTGTATTCTTTCAGGTGTAGCCACAGTACATGCAATTGAGTTTACACATGAATGAAATGTGATTTGACCACTCCACAATCACTACAACACTTTAGAAGAAGTGATATCTAATTCTGTCTCTCGAATAGAGATAATTTTGTTGATTTAGGAAgccaaaaaaaattctaaaatgtAAGGTTTGTGAACAtctattttttcttatttatttcaCCCAACATCAAAATTATGTCTTCATTCAATGTAATGTACAATTGGTCATCACTTTTCATTCTAACACTAATTTTGCAGTGAAGGAACTCATTTGGATTCCCTACATCCCTAAATAACTAATCTTTATTCACAAAAGAATCATTCAGCATCAAATAGAGAGAAAGATAGGTACATTTCCAACTTTTGTCCGAAGGATTGAGCTCAAACCACACTACATTAAAAGTTTTCAATAAAGTGCATACAAATATCAACTATAGCAAAAAAAAGTATCAACTATAGCAAAAATCCAGGTCAAATGCATACAAATATCAATTATATCAAAAACAAGTATCCAATTCACAAAGAAAGCATCAAAACAGACGGGAACGAGAAGTACATTTCGTAATCCGTCCTTGTGCTCAAATCTACACCTAAGCTTACAACTCCACCACTAATAGAAGATTAAAATGTCGTTAACCTATGGTTATGGTAAATTACGTACACATACACAGGAAATTCAGAAATCCATCCTCCAAAGTTCATACATATATAAGTCTTGACCATTCTCAACACTTCATAGAGCCAACAGATCATATAGTTGAGCTACATGAATAAACCTGATTGAAAATTTTAACCCCAAAAACAAACATTCAATTTGAATTAACAAATTCAATCTGAATT includes these proteins:
- the LOC113343247 gene encoding zinc finger BED domain-containing protein RICESLEEPER 2-like; amino-acid sequence: MRGCSSTPTASISSNKPAPRPPPNASSDGGANSAGGASAAGDASADGDATEVGIKVTKTHNNKSKTPEDATEDDTEVTEPKGKKRSDVWNNFDMEPKPSKYAKCRHCKTKIASQGAKYGTGGMNNHLKICKQKPKEEKGQQTLDFQPARLGEEGKLVAVTFNQDACTHAVILFVILDEQPFRVVEGEGFKELCRVLESRFKIPSRMTISRGVLNLYEAEKEKMKNYFKANNVIQVREDGHLKEQVISSNGVLNTKFMQVRYAARVLALVMNAGLGEYHMAIKRVRAVVKHVMSSPARLSKFMDCAKQEKIDCRKGLVLDVDTRWNSTYMMLEAACRYQKSFERLAREDKAFKKKFCFNERSIPPVFLGSLATSKFIRIDIDDEEEEDSTLLS